In a genomic window of Cytobacillus sp. FSL H8-0458:
- the phoU gene encoding phosphate signaling complex protein PhoU: MVVRERFEYDLQELQKKLIEIGNFAGEALHRSVEALETKNIELALEIIDDDNQADILYEEINDLAILLIAKQQPVAIDLRRIIVAIKIATDIERIADFGVNIAKSTIRIGSEPLIKPIEHIKKMYEISTEMLRLSLEAFTEEDTAKAKKVADMDDQVDDLYGETIKELLQINLQKPEYLPQITQLSFICRYLERAADHVTNISEHIFYLVKGRQYDLNN; the protein is encoded by the coding sequence ATGGTAGTACGTGAGAGGTTTGAATATGATCTTCAGGAGCTTCAAAAGAAACTGATTGAAATTGGCAATTTTGCAGGAGAAGCTTTGCATAGATCGGTTGAAGCGCTTGAAACTAAAAATATAGAATTGGCACTTGAGATTATTGATGACGATAACCAGGCAGATATTTTATATGAGGAAATAAATGATTTAGCGATACTATTAATTGCTAAACAGCAGCCAGTGGCAATTGACCTCCGCCGCATCATTGTGGCTATAAAGATCGCAACAGACATTGAAAGAATTGCAGACTTTGGAGTGAATATTGCAAAGTCCACCATACGGATTGGGTCAGAGCCGCTAATTAAGCCGATTGAACATATAAAGAAAATGTATGAAATTTCAACTGAAATGCTGCGTCTATCACTGGAAGCTTTCACTGAAGAAGATACTGCAAAAGCCAAAAAAGTTGCCGATATGGATGATCAGGTCGATGACCTCTATGGTGAAACCATTAAAGAGCTGCTGCAAATTAATCTGCAGAAACCGGAATACCTGCCGCAGATCACCCAGCTTTCATTTATTTGCCGTTATTTAGAAAGAGCAGCTGACCATGTTACGAATATTTCTGAACATATTTTTTATTTGGTTAAAGGACGCCAGTATGATTTAAATAATTAA
- a CDS encoding glycosyltransferase family 4 protein has product MMDSVTSGLNNNSFINDKPKILLLTWEYPPHVVGGLSRHVYGLAGGLKQDYEVHILTANPGTLSSYERINGIYIHRVKPLNEKDPNFLHWILGLNLAMEQKAIELSSFCHFEIIHAHDWLVGACGLSLKESLHCPLITTIHATEYGRNNGIYTELQKFIHTKEEQLIIGSDQVIVCSEYMKEEVLQQFSIASEKIAVIANGISKETILDDPDSILEGLPVKKGGRLIFSIGRMVREKGFDTLIEAAPIIKEKYPDVYIIVAGKGPMLEAHRKKARELKVNDVIYFPGFVNDMQRLALFQKCEIAVFPSYYEPFGIVALEAMITGKPAIVSNTGGLKGIVKHEYSGLFMVPGDPHSFAEQASAILENPKAADTIGKQGQKVAESLFSWGRIADETKRVFQETLIIQKLEDLV; this is encoded by the coding sequence ATGATGGACTCGGTAACTTCAGGACTAAATAATAATAGTTTCATTAATGATAAACCTAAAATCCTTCTTCTTACCTGGGAGTATCCTCCCCATGTGGTAGGTGGTTTATCAAGGCATGTGTATGGACTCGCAGGTGGATTAAAACAGGATTATGAGGTTCATATACTGACTGCTAATCCCGGCACTCTTTCCAGCTATGAACGTATAAACGGTATCTATATCCACCGGGTTAAGCCGCTAAATGAAAAAGATCCTAATTTTCTGCACTGGATTTTGGGATTGAATTTGGCGATGGAGCAAAAAGCCATTGAACTGTCATCCTTCTGCCACTTTGAAATCATTCATGCACATGATTGGCTTGTAGGTGCATGCGGCCTGTCCTTAAAGGAGAGCTTGCACTGTCCTTTAATTACAACTATACATGCAACAGAATATGGAAGGAATAATGGGATCTACACAGAATTGCAGAAATTTATCCATACAAAAGAAGAACAGCTGATCATTGGATCAGATCAGGTTATTGTCTGCAGTGAATATATGAAGGAAGAAGTACTTCAGCAATTTTCAATTGCCAGCGAAAAAATAGCTGTTATCGCAAACGGAATCAGCAAAGAAACAATTCTTGATGATCCTGACAGCATATTGGAAGGGCTTCCGGTAAAAAAAGGCGGAAGACTGATATTCTCCATTGGACGGATGGTGAGGGAGAAAGGGTTTGATACCTTAATAGAGGCAGCGCCTATAATAAAAGAAAAGTATCCGGATGTTTATATAATCGTTGCCGGCAAAGGTCCTATGCTTGAAGCACACAGAAAAAAAGCAAGAGAACTGAAAGTTAATGATGTCATATATTTTCCGGGATTTGTAAATGACATGCAAAGATTAGCTCTCTTTCAAAAATGCGAAATCGCTGTTTTTCCAAGTTATTATGAGCCATTTGGCATTGTAGCCCTCGAAGCAATGATCACTGGAAAGCCTGCGATAGTTTCCAATACAGGAGGGTTAAAGGGAATCGTTAAACATGAATATTCCGGGCTGTTCATGGTCCCTGGAGATCCGCACAGCTTCGCAGAGCAGGCTTCCGCTATCCTTGAGAACCCTAAAGCTGCCGACACAATTGGCAAACAAGGCCAAAAGGTCGCAGAAAGCCTATTCAGCTGGGGACGCATTGCTGATGAAACAAAAAGAGTATTTCAAGAAACTCTGATCATCCAGAAGCTGGAAGATCTGGTATGA
- a CDS encoding DUF4912 domain-containing protein, whose translation MIDEIIKLRRRGLSFRKIASKLDTTVGKVQYQWTKLIQNKGKRDSGESLGEKLISEENIVRNQSKDHLTLTRSADDSAKVFWRLSIQKVKMLSLYLDEPVSSLRKSLRIYDVTGVIFDGANAVCDHEVILSDHSEWTFKGLKLGNVYCVELGIKITDTHFIPLLRSEALYTSEESPSHRKSESELQPAWTVNVSTYTYYESVSEGEGKE comes from the coding sequence ATGATAGATGAAATTATTAAGCTTCGCCGCAGGGGGCTTTCATTCCGTAAAATCGCAAGTAAGCTTGATACAACAGTCGGAAAAGTACAGTACCAGTGGACCAAACTTATCCAAAATAAAGGGAAACGCGACAGCGGGGAGTCTTTAGGGGAAAAATTAATATCTGAAGAAAATATCGTGCGAAATCAATCGAAAGATCATTTGACATTAACACGTTCAGCAGATGATAGTGCAAAAGTATTCTGGAGATTGTCTATTCAGAAAGTGAAGATGCTATCACTATACTTGGACGAGCCTGTCTCTTCCTTGAGAAAGTCTTTAAGGATCTATGATGTTACCGGGGTTATTTTTGATGGAGCCAATGCGGTCTGTGATCATGAAGTGATCCTTTCCGATCATTCTGAATGGACCTTTAAAGGGCTTAAACTCGGCAATGTGTATTGTGTTGAGCTGGGCATTAAAATAACAGATACTCATTTCATTCCGTTACTGCGTTCAGAAGCATTGTATACTTCTGAGGAATCACCTTCACACAGAAAAAGTGAATCTGAGCTTCAGCCTGCATGGACGGTAAATGTGAGTACATACACCTATTATGAATCAGTGAGTGAAGGAGAAGGTAAAGAATGA